The genomic segment atattaatatatcCACATACACTTTCTTGTGTTAGTATTTGCatgttataaattttaaaacctttttattttaatgaattgattttaataaaaatccttttatgtttttgtatatatataatatatttcttttaattgttggTTGAATGTTTGTACTCAGTTGATGACCTTTGTCTTCAACTTGAGTATTTAATCCTCTTATATTTAGTTTACAAcaaagtatgtttagttttattgtattttggaTTATATCTGCCACCTTGCTCTGGTTTCTGTTTGAACTGcagttgattctcattatttACAGACACCATATTTGCAAACTCACCTACTCTCTAAAATTTATTCGTAACCCCCAATCAATACTCAGAGCACTTTCATGTTTACTCACAGGCATGTACACAGTGGTGAAAACTTAAGTCCCTCCATGCACACAATCCCAGCTGAATTAGAAAAAAGGTGACACTCTGCCTTATTGTTTCAGCTCTCAGGCAATAAACAAGTGTCCTTTGAGCAGTCAGTTCAGTAccactttttcacatttttgtactTTCTTTGGTGATTTCTGTGTTTAAAAATGGCTCCTGGCTGGTTGCTGTGgctttcgcctgtaatcccagcactttggaaggttgaggcaggcagatcacttgaatccaggagtttgagacgagccagggcaacatggcgaaatacaaaaactacacaagttagctgggcatggtagtgcacacctgtagtcccagctacttgagaggctagggtgggaggattgcttgggcccagaaagttaaggctgcagtgagccatgattatgccactgcactccagcctgggtaacagagcaagaccctgtctcaagaaaaaaaataaaaaggctccCAAATGTAGTGCTGAAGTGCCGTCTAGTGTCTGTAACTGCAAGAAGGAGCTGAATTTGTGGATTCATAAAATGACTGCTAATTTATAAAATCATAATGGACAGCACTGCTGTAAGGTTGAAAGCTAAAGAATTGTGTAGTCACATTACCCAACGTCAAGAAAAtgttaaatcctttttttttttttttttttttttttttttgggacggagtctcactctgttgcccaggctggagtgcagtggcacgatctcggcttactgcaagctccatctcctggattcactccattcttctgcctcagcctcccaagtagctgggtctacaagcgcccgccaccgcgcctggctaattttttgtattcttagtagagacggagtttcaccgtgttaaccaggatggtctggatctcctgacctcgtgatccgcccgccttggcctcccaaagtgctgggattacaggcgtgagcgacggCGCCCGGCGTTAAATGCTTTTTAGGTAGTCCTGGCTTGTATATTTCAAAAGATGATACAGCATGAAAAGTGTTAAACTTGCAGGTGAATGAGGGAGCTTCTGCATATCAGGAGGCtgcagaagaatttttaaaatacctgttAAGTGTTACGTGGGGAAAGATTATGTGGAAaagcagattttcttttctttttttagcgaAAAATCTCTAATTCTTTATTTGAAACAATgcaatcaaaagaataaaaacactcAGATTCTagaacataaaagcaaaaaactTGCAAAATTTGCAATAGAGAAAGTAAAAGCGTGACAAACCAGCAAATACTGTATACTCAGTCTCAGCAGAAAGGGAATAATTGCAATTTAAAACTCTTGAGTATTCCTAATTTGACCtgtcaaataatattatttttttcatgtgattATGAGAAATAATCCAAGGATGCTGACCAACAGCCTGCAATGAGCAGGTCACCCCACAGCACAAAAACTATGTAGCAAAAATGTTAACACTGGGGAGGTTGAGAGGCTATTCTGTCCAGAATATGTCCAACCTCAACGCGTATATGATTCAACTGGGGATCTTGTTCAAATGTAGATTCTGATATGGGGCTTCTAGGATGGGTCCAGACATTCTGCATTTTGTAACTGTTTCCCTGTGGATATTGATGTATCTGACCTGCTGTGTGGTCCACTCTTTGAGGATCAAGGCTGTGGTCTCATATTAAACTCACATGGAAATACTTTGAGGACATCTCCAGCAAGAATCCTATGACattttatattcaaaaatatattttgaatatttttgaatgtATCTACCTCCTCATTTtctattaacaaaatattatatgttCATTCAACTTGATTCATTTACTCCTTCATGCTCATTATTTAATCTGCCTATAATTAAGGATATAAAATGCTGTAAAAGTTTTATGCTGAATATTCTtcaataatttgttttgttttgttttgttttgttttttgagacagagtttctctcctgtcacccaggctggaggagttcaatggggtgatctcagctcactgcaacctccgcctcccaggttcaagcgatgctcctgcctcagtctcctgagtagctgggattacaggtgcccaccatcacgcccagctaatttttgtattttcagtagagacagtgtttcaccatgttggccaggctgttcttgaactcctgacctcaaatgatccacccacctccacctcctaaagtgctgggattacaggcgtgagccaccacgccccgcctcTTCAATAATTCTTTGTTGGATGCTTTACTTTTATTCCATTCTGAGGGAGTCCAAGGTTCTGGAAACCTGCTTGAACTTAAATCAGGCCAACACATCCCCACACTACAAACATGACAGTAAAGTGAGCCCTGGGTATTTCAACTCTGACTGTGGAAATATGCCCTTTAATTTTAATTGTCTgtataatatttattctttcccTTGTTCTTACAATAGAATCCTGAATTTTCTATGGGATCCAATATATCCAGCTGAGggacatttcccagcctcccttgtagccAGGATGGGTCATGGGACACATTTTTGGCCAACAAGACATAATTGAAAATCTGTTGGGTATTTTTTGGGAGTGTTTTGCTTTCTCTAAATTGGTACATCACCATCCTGATTATCAATTCTCCTTGCctacatttcttctcttttttgtctttatcttcttcctctttctccttcttctccttctccttttccttttgtgtctTCCGTGGAAAGTAGATAAGAGCTGAAGATGGAGCAGCCACATTTCAATCTGGAGCTACCATGGGAGGAAAGCCGTTTGTTAGAGatggcagagcagaaagaaaaagaccacAAGCTATCCCTGACATGTTTACCTTTGATCTTCTTGCCTCTGGGCTTCTGATTTTGCGAAACATATAACCCTTTTATCAGTTTAGTCTCTGTGGCTAGATTTATGTTACACACAGTCAAACATAACACCTAACTGATATATTTCACTTAATTTCTACACTTGAATGACTCCTCACTCACTTCCTTAGCTTCCTTTTTCAATGACATCCCTTCGTTTGCCTCTTGAACTTCAGGACAGacttatcttttctatttttgaccCTTGGCACTCTTTTGGGCTTGACTCACACTCACTATCTTATGGTCTCCCTTCCATTTACCTCTACTACATGCCAGTTTTCTTTGTGGACTACCTCCTCTCCTTTGTGTGAGTCTTTTTCTGAAGGATGATGCCTCACTGCGTGTGTCCTAAGGTGTTCTCAAGATTTTGACTTTGGtttcatgaaaacacacacatacacacatgcatgcatgcatacacgcACACAGAGGTATATATTCAGTTTCCAAATCAAATTTTAGTTATAAATGGGACATCTTAGGTCACCTGTGGATAATTGGTGTAGGGGTGGTAAATATAACACTTtgcataaaagaaaacatagtgaACATCTGAAAGTTGCCTTGAGCTCCTTCAGtgagaactgtgaaaaatatacTATACTTTGATCTTACCAATTGAATACTTTAACAATCAACATAGCCATCTTCTacctaaaaaataagaaaatgaacaaacaaaaaccctatgTGTGAATATGCTTTTGTAGCCTGTGAGCCTCCCTCATTGAGGTGTTTTGGAGGAAGATATGATGGTTTGGGTTCTGGAGAAGCTGACAGACATAATTTTGACACATACAGTGGTAACTTCTGCCCTGATCTGCTCCATGACCACCATTTTAGGATGAATACTTCAGGATGCTATTTTTACTGAAACCTCATTGTAAGGCAAAAAATCAGTTATAATCGAAGACTTCTTTAAGAAATGATGGTGATTGGAcaattttaactttatattttcaCATGAGGAACTTAGTTCCAGAGAGTTTATGTGACTTGCTCAGGATCCTACAGCTAGCAGTAGCCTTAATTAGACAATTCTGGTCTTAAGATTTCTATCCATTTTGGGAAAAGCTCATCACTATGTCAACAAATAAGAGTGATCATTACAGGTATTAGTTCAAATTCACTACTGCTGAtcaaaatatataagtaatttGTAAACGTTAGAATCTTATTGGTGGGTAAGTCTACCCTGTGGGAGCACtatagagatagagaaagagagttGGCAATGCTAAATACAGCAAAGAAAAGTCTCAGGCTTGGCAATCACTGTCAGACTGTCCCAAGATATTGGCCATTGCAGGACAAGGAGAACTGGGTACAAGGCATGACGGGAAAACTCAAATGCCTGCAAGTGCAGTATGCAAGTGAAGTGGGCCAGAGGTAAGTTCCTTGATGTCTCCATTATGTAGGTGAGGTGTGGGAGCATGCATGGGCAGGTGCTGGGGACCTACACAAGCCGGGGAGCACCTGATCCTTTAGTAAGAGGCAGCTGCTACTTAGTTACAGGATAGACTTGCCTTTTGGGTCTAATATTGCCTGATGACCTACATTTTCAGGAGATGCTACAAATCAATAGTTTTCCATGAAAGACCCTGATTTTTCAATGTTGGctcaaaatgttaaaagttcTGTGCAGCCATTTGAAGCATGAAGTCATGCCTGTGCACCAGATTTGACTTGTGGACTGCAGCTTAGAAAACAGGGGTGCTTGGAAGGAGTGGGGCATGAAAAAGGGGGACATAAAAAGCAAACAGACAATGATAAAGAagcttgaaaattttatttaattgtatctTTGATACATtgaaagctgattttttttaagacaaaggtTTCAAGAAGAAAGTTATCTTTCCAGTTTCACCACTGTGGCTACCAGTTCTTCTCTTCTCCTATTATTATAATGCAGATATGTCATGATTggaataatttacatttataaattatatcatagaaaaataattttatcactaAATGTAAACAGGTTGGGGTACTTCAtccaaaataagaagaaaataacagaatctagcactttcatattttatagctgatattttagcaatattttcACAAAACTTTATTCCATTTACAATTTTTGGCTACACAAcactaaaagaaaatttatttattggcATGCAAAGCAATATGGCCTCAGAATACACCTCTTAAATTTACAGGACTTAACGTTTCAAACATCCCACGTGACTGGCAGGTGATGTTGTGAAGATGATCTTGAATAGTGATATAGTTATTTCctagagattaaaaaaagaaaatgatttaacaTAATTACAATGAGAAGATGATATGGTTAACTTATCCAGAAAGTATTTCAatgatttattttgataaaagttGTTTATTAATCCCTTTGCCTGTAAATCTCTCCATCCTTTGGactcttaaaatatttccatttaaagattatttatcgccgggcgcggtggctcaagcctgtaatcccagcactttgggaggccgaggcgggcggatcacaaggtcaggagatcgagaccacggtgaaaccccgtctctactaaaaatacaaaaaattagccgggcgtggtggcgggcgcctgtagtcccagctactcaggaggctgaggcaggagaatggcgggaacccaggaggcggagcttgcagtgagccgagatcgcgccactgcactccagcctgggcaacagcgtgagactccgtctcaaaaaaaaaaaaaaaaaaaaaaaaaaaaaaaaaaaataaagattatttatcCTAAAATCTGCCCATCAAAGCTATCaaacaattattaataattattaaaaaataaaaattcatcaagATAAGTATTTTTTGGTGTCCAGTTCTCACTACTCTTCTTATTAAGCATGTAATATTGTATATGCTGCATTTCACCATTGTGCTAAAATTTCAGCATACATAGCAATTTTCAATGCGACAATATGTGAATGATGTAATATTTCCAATGTTTCATTTCTATCTGTGTTTCTAGTTTCTTGACTCTaatagacactcagtaaatgtttctggaataaatgaataaatgtatacaAACTGTAATGATACAAAACAAACATAACGATGTACTCTTATATGACTTAAACGCGCATAATTATTTCTTATATAACGAGAGATTACAGACTTTCCCCCTACATGGGGAATAGCTTGTAGCAGTATGGCAATCAGTACTTATGAAAGTTTGATGGTTTTCAGAATTAACTAAAAAGCAATCACCTGTCAGTGATTTTGGTCTGAATCAACCAGTTTATAAAGTCCCTGGTGGCAAGATTATCAAGAACCGTGTTCATCTCATCAGAGAAAGAACCATCAGCATGTCTGCGGCCAAGTTCTTCAACAATGGCGACCTCTTCTGGGAAACTAAGAAAATAAGGGTTAAAATTAGCGTTTGattagacattttaaataaatgatcatAGATTGTCTACCACTGGTAACATGCACAAGTGTCTTGAGGAAACAGGAAAGGATTCTGTTTTTAAAGGGCATATTATGAAACACCTGATAAAAACTCACGTAGACCGGTAACTGCCTGAAAGAGAAAGTAGTAGAGCTGAGATCTAATACCAAGCCTGCATAATTTCATGCCCCTTTCAATCTTCCAGGTTGTTTTGAAGATTTTAGTATATTGACAATACAGGAACTATTGTTGAGATTATTAATTTGTCTGTAGTTCAACAAAATATAGCATATCCTATAAAATCAGAGATTGCTGAAACAGCCTTACAAAATGCAGTATTAAGAGGTTAAAGCTTCATCTAtattagatttttctctttcactggTTTACAATTGCAGAATTTTTGCTATCCCTTTAAAACACTACAAAATACCGTCAAGAGTAAGAAACTATGTTACCACTGGTTTTATAAGTttaattattaatgttttaaaaaccaaCCATTATGCTAGTTCTCTTTCATCTTGAGATCTCTTTAAATTTCAGTAAGCTTGttttaaatctaatttaaaaatcagagttgAACATATATTCTCTGTCTCTCATAgttcatctctccaaaaaaatcagGAGAAAATGAGATGGTTCACGGGTCTGTTTGGTTGTGTTAAGATCCAAGCAAGTAATGAATGGTCTTGGTTGTTTTTCAACTTCGATTGTTTAATAGATATCTATATGACAGCCCCATACAAAATTGGATATGTAGTTAAATATATGGATGTTTTTACCTGTTTGTACTTTGAATATcattttatcaacattttatgTTTGGTCACTTTCAGTCTTCATCAAATTTTTATCTGAATGtttattaacatataaatatatgttgatcacatatgtaaatatttaaagttaagctttaaatattacatgttttctttaaacattGGAAGTTTTCAGcaccatttcttctttttccttatctCTAGCTCCCCTGGAACAGTCCTAGTTTCAACTTGTCTCAGTGTAGTTATTAAAAACACCCTATTTACTCTCAGAGGTGGCCTGGTTTGGCCAAAGATTTAATACCTAATTATAATGTAACTACAAGGGGGATAAAAATGTAACTTGTTTGGCTCTATTATTAATACTTAGTACCAAAAACAAAATGGACTCAACTTTTGTATACTGTTTCTCATCAATAGGAATTATTTCCTTACTTTGCAAGACTACTAATTGCTTCTGTAATCCAGATCCCTATATAGATAACTGTAGTCTTAAATTTTCTGCATCAAGGCAAAAAATGTCAAATAAGAATGTACAGACTTACTCTCGCCTTCCTCGGCCTTTCACCAGCCAAGCAATGAATTCCTTGGCAGCTTGGCCTTCCAAATAAGAACTTACATCACTGGTAAAGGTCCCTTCAGCATGTCTCTCAAATTCATCGTGACGTTTGGCAATGTTATTCCTGAAAGAAATGTGAAAGTTAAATTGAAGATCTGTCTCTTTGGCAATATGGTTCTCACCTATAAGCAGTGGCAACTTTGGGTTCAGGATTCTATGTAGAAGGGGCTTAGGGAGTTTAGGCGATGAGGGTTGCTAGGGGATTTGTCGTGAAGCTACGTTAATGTTCTGGATTGAAACTGGTGGAAGAGGGCTACTAACAATCGGTGGGCTAAAgctccccctcccttcccagcATACCCATCTGCAATCCCCTGCTTGTGTATGCCATTGGTTATTAAAGCTGCCTTACCTTTGACGTTAGCCTCAATGAATACAGGCTATCCACTGTGCTATGTGACTTGCAAGCAAGGCAGCTGTTTATTATTAGTAAGTATGGGGTCAGAGTTAGTTAATTGATTTGAGGGAAAGCAAAGGACCATCTTGAATTGTCACCAAAAGGACCACTTGATAatggattaaagaaaatgtgtgatCTGCTAGCAACAAGGAAAGCAAAGAAGATGACCCCATATCAACATCAAGTATGTGCAGAGCACCGTGGATGTGAGCCGTCAGCTGCTGTCAGTCTCCCTGGCACATATTATGCCATATCACCTCATCTTAAACATGTAGCCAACCCTGCTTGAGTGTGAGGATTGCTTTACATCAATTTACCAAGTTGTGGCATTCCCATTCTACAAAATGAGGAcagttgtttgcatttttataaatttgtgaTTTCTCACCTTTCACTGTAGTCCTTAACAGGGACCTCTCCCAGTGTCTGCTCTGACCATGATAGCCATCTTCCTGTGGTTGTACCCTCTATTTTAAGAACCTTTGGTTAGCAACTCTATTTCTCCTATTCCTCCTGCTTGcttgttctctctccctctctctctgtctctctctctccctttcttactctctctctctctcttctccattCTATCCAGACAAATCTATGtccttttcctgattttttttgaTTTCTTCAGCTACTTTCTATGCATAACTCCCTTCCCCTTGTGGGCCACTCTCCAAAAAAATTGTGAAATTCCACCATCTCTGTGAAACCCTTGCGGATAATTTCCTCCAGTAGCCTAGATGCAGCAAAAAACCCAACACTCGTCAAAGAAAATCCAACATTAAAATGTATGCCTTCCGATAGGCTTGTGTTCTTATTTGCTGCCTTCTCTCTCTATGCTGTGCAGCTAGGCTGTAATTTTAAATGCATGTCTTGGATTTTATTCTACAAGAAAAAGAATGCATCTGTTTCCATTCCTTACCCTTGGCTGGGGGATAATTTTAATGTTGGGTTTGAACCCCACAAAAGAATGTTACATTTGCTCTATCTTTCGGTAGAAATTAGATTGGTAACCTCGTAGGTCCACAAAAGTAAATTTTCACTTTAAGGGAAAGTGAGTAAGCAAGTAAATATTGCTAGGACTACCActgggaaaataatttaaagtctATGTCACACTGGAGGTTGGGTAAGTGGTTTAGAGGGGTGCGGGTTAAGACATTCGGAGGCATAATACAAAGGAGAGCATCCACAACCCTAAATATCTTCAAAATGATCAGAGCTTATGGGCACTATTTGACGAGCATAAGAACTTAATAATGTCAATAGAAATTTTAGACCTATTTAATACATTTATGTGCAAGTTTGAACCAGGTTTAGACTCTTACCTGTTCCTCTTGGTATTCATCAACCACTGCACAAAATCTTGGGCACGCCTGGAGTCCAGATACTTGCTGTAGTCACTGGTGAATGTGCCCTGTGAATGGCGCTTGTCCTCATTCATCTGATCAGGATCACCGAGTGGGTCTGTCTGGGAAGCTGAGACTGATCTGTGAAGAACAGTGATTGGTACAACATAAATCTCTCTTCAAGAGTAGACTCACTTGAGAAGCATCTTCACTACAAAAATACAAGACCATATAAAACAGTAAGGCAGGCATCTAGAGTATTTCAATAGGTAGTTTAGAGAGATCTTCCTCAGCTTGTCATGAGATCCCATTGTTTTAGTATAGTTGCATACGCTATTATTCTGAATTCTAGTAACATGTTTCTCAACTGACCTCTTTTTTCCTGAAATAGGATTAAACAAATCTTTTTCTACTAATTAATCTACCCATGATTATGCTAATAGTGACAGAAGAGAGTATTGACTTGAATGTTTTAAAAGAGTGAAGCATCCCAAATCATTTCTTTGAGCAGCAGATTTATGTTCCCAGTTTTGTTTTGCATATATTAATAGGAAAACAGCACAATTATCTAGTTATATGGTGGCTAATAGTGGAAAGAAGACAATTAAAAGTTcaaagaaaggcaagaaaaaggaCACTTTCTAATTTGAAACTGTATCATGAATAATCCATATGCCACTAATCAACAGTTGGTTGGCATGGTAAATACACGGAGAAATAGTCAATGTAATTAATACTCAGAAATGAGATACTATTTTTACCTATGAAATTAGCAAACATTGAATGCTGAGGAGGATATTATGAGGAGTATTTCTACACTGCTGATGAGAGTGTGCATGTATATGAACTTTCTGGAAAGCAAGTTGGCAAGATATTATAAAAGGTTTAAACTCATTCAGACCCTTTGATACAGTATTTTTACAACTATAAACCTATGTACAAAAAATAGTAAGAAATGTAGGAAAGTGTGTATATAAAATGTTGTTTGCAACATTCTTCATGGAAGAAATCTGAAGACCTCTTAAGCTTCCCAAATAAATAGCTAAACAAATATTGTACATTTATGGGATGACATAGTATGCAGCCATTAAATATCATATgtttaatagatatttttaataatacagtaaaattatataataatactaCATTAAGATATCAAGCATGATACAAAGCCATATAATGAGCCAAGAGATATTTATGTACGGTTTACATAAAACACAGGAAAGTAATACACCAAATTTGTTTACTTTGAACAGCTTTCTTTGGACAGTGGAATTTTGAGTACTTAGTATTTTTTGCATACTTTTCATACTTTCCATCATGAACATGTATGGCTTTTACATTTAGGaagaaataatgttattttttaaaggaggaaaaaagagaaaagggttGGTGTGAATAATTGAAATAATCTATTATGCAGTGTGTGAGTAATGAATTGACAGAATCATCTGTAGATTTCAAAGAGCTATAATTTCCCATGTAACATGTTTTTCaacatttctctctcctttgaTTATAAAAAACACATACTCTGATCTACACTCCAACAAAGTCTGCTTTTATCACAAGGATACTT from the Macaca nemestrina isolate mMacNem1 chromosome 11, mMacNem.hap1, whole genome shotgun sequence genome contains:
- the LOC105483344 gene encoding pro-glucagon gives rise to the protein MKSIYFVAGLFVMLVQGSWQRSLQDTEEKSRSVSASQTDPLGDPDQMNEDKRHSQGTFTSDYSKYLDSRRAQDFVQWLMNTKRNRNNIAKRHDEFERHAEGTFTSDVSSYLEGQAAKEFIAWLVKGRGRRDFPEEVAIVEELGRRHADGSFSDEMNTVLDNLATRDFINWLIQTKITDRK